The stretch of DNA GTTAATAATATATGGTGTAAGAATGTCACTAAATTCTTAATAAGtacaaaatttaaagtatataatctTATAAGCCTGGTACAACCAGAATAAATAGATGAGTAATtgtttactttagtaagattaTGAGATTGAATCAAATTAACTTCTTAGAAATATCATCCATGAACAATTCAAATAAGATTACTACGTAAAAAAATCAATACTGAAATCAATGAATTTTGAGTGACATTGTGTGATTCATCCCATATTCAGAAGTGAACACGAAAATGACCATCAGATACAGTAAATAAAGTTTGAGGAGACACAAATGTTCCATAACAACCTTAATCTATCCACATCCCCATTTTCGGTGACCAGAAATGAATTCAATTGCTATTGATGGAAATTAAACATTAAAGAAATTGCAAGTGATTCTCACTAAAAAATGATATCACAATAGAAGCAAAGACAAACTTTTGTTTGAGTAGGCAAAATAAGATTCAAAATCATGATTTTGTTAACAGAATATTCACTAGAGGGGGAAAACATATTGAGAACCAATTTAACATTGTAAGAGGGATATACAACCAGCAGAAGGGGAATGAAAAAAAATGTCTGTGATCTATTCATGTGGCCTAATTTACTGAATAGTgaagtgaaaaagaaaaaataaaacgaCAACAAAAAGAACAAATGGattcatatataattttaatctgGTGTAATCCAAGCATAGTTGACAAGAATCATCACTACTCACTCACAGTTAGCAAAGCAAATAGCTCTCAATGAAGAACCTTTGCCTCACTCTATTCATTCTTCCAAGCATATAATATCAGGGAAAAACCAAGAGATGACCCTTTACTATCAGAAAATCGCTGCGAAAAAGACCACGGTAAAGCATTCGGGTCGGCTAGAGATTGACTAGACCACAACATCTCGGCAGACAGGCATGTCTTGAACATGAAAACAGCATTCCCAAGTGATGTACCAAAGAGCCAACTGTGGACATCCCAGAAAACTTCAACTGCAAGACCATCAACCAAGATGGTATGGTTTCCCCTGAACTTCCATCTAAGCCTCTTCACTTGCATCAGAGTCTTACCATCTACCCTGATCATAAGGCACGGATCAGTCACTCCAATCGTGTCACATTCTATCACAAGATCATGAATTTGACCATTGTTGCAAAACTGAGCCTTGGTGCTGAAAACCCTCTTACCAAAGATGTGTTCTTTCTTTGCAACAAAAACAGCATCTGAAGGCATAGGAGTTGCACTAGTCTTTTTGAAAGCTTCTTTTCTCAAATCCCCGAGAAGGAGAACCATTTGTCGATCTACCACAACACCCACATAATATCCCTCCAATGGTTGAGGCCCGGATCCAAATTTAGCAGAAGAAAAGTCCCAATATATATCAATCTTACTAGAATACGCTTCTAAACTCTTTGAACCTCTTCTCTTGGAGAACAACCATGGTTTAATATCAACCTTACAGAGACAATGATTCGATGAGTCGTCGATTCCAACTGTAAGGCCTTGACCCATCAAGTTTTTACTCCATGAAACAGTAATCAAGCAAGACCTTCCTCGAAGCCGGCATTGATACACACAAGTAACCAAATTCTGGGCATTCTTACTGCTGCTCGACGAAGAAGAATCCGCAACTTGAACTCCATTTTCACCGAAACAAGATGggaaatctctcatttttttttctaattttggcAAAACTTAAATTCACTTTCAAAACTTCACTCTCCACCAATTTAACGAACAACTGGCgtccaatttttaaaaataaagaaagctcTCAAAACAAAAATATCATAGATAAGAAAAAGGGATAGCAACAGTTCAAAGGGACTGAATCTGTTTACCTCAAATTATCATAAGCCAAAACGAAAAACCCATCTCAGAAATGTTACAATATCTCATTCTCAGCCTTGACTTGATCTGAATGAATAAGAATTTGAAGCATATCTCTCTACACGCACCCAAAAAGAAACCCACTCATCCAAGCTCAGAGAAGAGAAAGCTGAAAAGGAAACAAACACATCAAGATTAACAGACAAAATTTGAGAATGTAgttttagcaaaaaaataaaataaatcaaatacagAAACAGACAAAAAGTATACTTGCTTCACTATCAACCATACCTCTgtccaaaaaaaataacaaaaatatttatttttattttttaaaaaaatagcaaataCCCACCAAAGATAATtcgaaaaaaatacatataatatagtaCACAAGCGAAAAAAAAGATGAGAGTAAAAATACCTCCTTAACGATAGAGACAGCTATATAAAAGGAAAGACTAAACAAGAACAAAACTAGACTAGTATTGCTGGAAAggctgaattttttttaaaagagtaCTACTCTACAACACACTCAGAAAAGTGAACTCATTTCCCTTATTATTTCACTAATATTCTCTCTTATATGAATGTGACAgtgaactcttttttttttttttaactgacCTGACATGCCCACATGAGAAAAGAAACCAGAGACCCAAAACGATGCAAGAATTTTCTCTGAGAAAAACTTGGACATAAGTCGAGTACTACTACTATTATTACTACTACACTAGGAAAAGCAAATTCAAGGGGGGAAAAGGACTAGGAAAAAGAAGAGGAATGAAAATAAGGTTTTTAGTTGAATGGAAATTTCATTAATGAACCAAATAATAGTgtgtaattaaattaaataaaaataaaggtgGTAACTtcattttgtgtgtgtgttttttcttttttcaaaagtGGGTACGAGAAGAGAGACCGACTCCTATGATCCTATGtagtattatttaatgtaaATGCAAGCACGATTCTGAATTTTAATTATTGCACCTTCACTTATTGAGAGAGAAATGCTAAGACAATCGTGTAAAATATGTATTCAAtttgagaaatgttaaaagggAACACCAGTAGTGTCAAGCATCCTCCTAcgtgttaatattgttattggtgtaatttagtatcgggtcccatatagtttaatataatagcttttagggagtatcgctagtcaATCGTAAAGCGACACGTCTTAAGGGTGCTAGAcaccactggtgcccaatagcaatgctctttatattaatattgttattggtgcaattaaatatcgaatctcatataacttaatataataatttttaaaaaatatcactatTTAATTGCAAAACGACATGTTTAGAGGTACTAGCAGCACTCATTAAATTTAGTTCTCAAAATCTATATTTATGTATCTATATAAACGAGAAATATAGGCGATGACATGACAcctttttaattctattttaatttatctttttctcatatttttattttttatttttttggatgaaaaatcgtgtttatatttttttatttattttttaaaaattttattaattttactttttaagaCTCGTTTGAaacgtcgtattaggtcgtattatattatattgaattggattatatatcatatttttatataatacaatGTTAACCTTTAATTTATActgaaatattatatatttaggtgtccataaaaattaataccacatatagttttacataaaaaaacaattcaatataatactatacaatacaacACGGTGTAATATAGCGTACCAAACGAACCCTTAGTgagttattttgaaaaaaatatttcacgTTATTTAAAAATGAATGTGGTATAACACTTAGAGACTATTTATAGATCACTATTTCTTTCACTTTAGTTTgtgcaaaattaatattacatcATTTTTGTATGTGTAATTGATGATTCTTATTTAATTAGTTATAACTTTTTATCAATACAACATatattcttgattttttttcaaattttttgacttatttgtaatatttcattaaattttaattatttaattatttaattttatgtttttttatttgataaatatctaaaattcttaataatatttttttttgacgtgatttcttaataatatttaaaataattaaaaatataatttataaatatctatatatttataaagcAAAACATAATTTATATTAGTACTTTTGTCATAATCATTTCGCTcaatttatatcatttaattaaatttttataataaaagacataatttatttcatgaaaataatttatatattttttaaaaatttgtcgCAAAGCGAAATTTTTTACTAGTTAACTTAAAAAGTGATTGTACTGAACGTAAATATAGAAACTCcattaaatattttatgtaacatGTGTCAAAATTCATTCACATTATACACTACTATTCAAGTATGAAATATGAAGATAGACTAAAAAGTGTATACATACTATTAGAGAAGGACTATCGTCAATCTCCTATTACAATCTCTTAATCTACTTTTGTGCTCGAAAACACatgttgaaatattttttttttcaatttttttatagcaGTGTTTGTAATAGTTATAATATCATCTAGatctatataaattttttaaattttttaaacacggtaaactgaaatat from Cannabis sativa cultivar Pink pepper isolate KNU-18-1 chromosome 2, ASM2916894v1, whole genome shotgun sequence encodes:
- the LOC133028943 gene encoding uncharacterized protein LOC133028943, whose protein sequence is MRDFPSCFGENGVQVADSSSSSSSKNAQNLVTCVYQCRLRGRSCLITVSWSKNLMGQGLTVGIDDSSNHCLCKVDIKPWLFSKRRGSKSLEAYSSKIDIYWDFSSAKFGSGPQPLEGYYVGVVVDRQMVLLLGDLRKEAFKKTSATPMPSDAVFVAKKEHIFGKRVFSTKAQFCNNGQIHDLVIECDTIGVTDPCLMIRVDGKTLMQVKRLRWKFRGNHTILVDGLAVEVFWDVHSWLFGTSLGNAVFMFKTCLSAEMLWSSQSLADPNALPWSFSQRFSDSKGSSLGFSLILYAWKNE